GTTGAGGTCTGCCTGGAACACCCTGAGTGCCGGCCGGAAAAGTTGGACGAGAAAGCTGCCGGCGGAATCGTCCAGGTGCTCGCGGACTGCGGCTTATCCTGTGCGTCGGTGAGTTACCACGGTGATTTCGAACCGCCGCAGGAGCGGGCCGACAATCAGCTCAGGTCGCTGCAGCTCACGCCGGCCCTTGGGTCGGACGTACTGATCCTGAATGCGGAGAAGGCAGAGCCGGAGCGCCTGCGGGCCCAGTGGGACGATCTGAAACGCCGCCTGGAGCATCTGTTGCCGGAGGCCGAGAAGTCGGGCACGCGGATCGCGCTTGAGCCCGAGCCCGGCCACTTCCTGCACTCGTCCGCGGACATGACGAGGCTAATCGCCGAAGTCGAGCATCCGCTGCTGGCCGTGAATCTCGACGTGGGCCATGCGTACCTCACCGACGACGATCTCGGAGCCGCTATCTGTGAACTCGGCGACCGGATTGCTCACACCCACATCGAGGGAATGCCGGCGGGGGAGCACCGCCATCTCGTGCCCGGCGAGGGCGACCTGGACCTGACCGAGGTCAAGGCGGCGCTGGACTCGATCGGATATGACGGGTGGCTGACGGTTGATCTGTTCAGGATCGGCGAAGATCCGGAGGGGTTCGCACGCCGCAGTCTTGCGGCGCTCCAGTCTATTTTCGGCGGGTGACGCCATGGCGAGCCTGCCCTACGATGCCCACGTGCACACATCCCTCGGCCGGGGTTCGAGTAGCCCGGAGGAAGTGGTGCGCGCCGCCGAAGCGGCCAGCCTGCAATGCGTGGGACTGGGCGACATCTGCGACGTGCAGACTTCTCCGGACGAAATCGCCCGGCGCATGGACCACGCTCGGTGGCTGAACGCCCACAGTCCGGTGTTGGTGGTCGGGGCGGTTGAGGCCGTTATCCTGAACCCTGACGGCGCACTCACCGTCTCACAGGAGGACGCGACCGGGGCGACTATTGTCTTCGCGGGCATCGGCGAGCGCACACGCGGAATCGGCGACGAACCGCCTGCAAGCCCCAGGCGCTATGCGGACAACGTGATTGCAGCCACCTGCAATGCGGCGGAGAACCCCCTTGTGGACGTGATCGCGCACCCCTTCACTCTCGGGCGGTTCGAAGCGGTTCTTACCCCTGGGCAATTCGCAGGCCACAACGTCCGCCGAGTAGCACGCACACTGTTCGAGCACAACGTCGCATTCGAGATCAGCAACCAGGCCTATGCGTCGTATCCGCAGATGACCGTGGAGGAGTTCACGCAGGAGTATGTTCGCCTTCTCAGGCTATTCGCGGAAGAAGGTGTGAAGTTTGTGGTAAGCAGCGAGGCCCAGTGCGCGGGGGCCGTCGGCAACCTTCGGTTCTGCCGGGTGCTGATGATTGAGGCCGGCATCGGGCTATCGCAACTGGTAGACCTGGAGCGGATGGCACAGGTGAGGGAGAGCTGATGAACGCCGTATTGCTGGCCGCCGCCGTCATTGTCACCCTTCAGTGCGCAATGTTGTCTTCGGCGCAGGCAGACGCATTGTCAGACGCGCGAAAGCTGCTTTCGGAAGGCAAGTTCATCGAGGCTGAAGCGGCGCTCGCGACGGCGGTCGAGTCACCCCTCCTCGCGCCGGAGGCCTATTACACCTGGTATCAGTCGCTGCGGACCCGTGGCGGAGGCGAGCGAGCATTGCGCAAGCTCGAGACCGCCGCGAAGCTGGCAGCGGACCGCGCTGACTGGTGGCTTGAGCTCGGACTCTATTCGGCGGAGCTTGGCCGCACCGATGAGGCGGCCGCGCACTACCTGACGGCCCTGAGCATTGCTCCAGGATTTGGCCAGGCGCATGCAGCCCTGGCCACGTTGCTGCTGGACCTGGGACGGACCGCCGAGGCCGAGGCGCAACTACGCGAGGGCCTGCGTGCAGACCCGCGGTTCGCCGGTAACTGGGTGTCATTGGCTGACCTGCTCTTGTCGCAGGAGCGCCCGGTAGACGCCCTGGCGATTCTAGACCAAGCCATCCAGGCATGCCCTGGCAACGCATCGATCGGCATTGCCCGGGGACGCGTCTACGACACCATGGGCGAGTTCACGCGGGCGCTCGAAGCATATCAGCAGGCGGTCAGCGCTGAGCCGTCCAATCCCGCGGCGCATCTGTCTCTGGGGAGGGCTCTGCGAGCTCGAGGACAGCTCGCGCTTGCCATGGCCAGCTACAAGCGTGCCGCAGCGCTGGCCAAAGAGGACCCTGAGCCGTGGGTAGAGATGGCTTGGCTGACAGTTGAGGACCGGAAGGCCCCGGGCGCGGCCAGGCAGTACTCATCGAAGGCGTTGGCGCTTGCCCCTGAGAACTGCCGGGCGAATGCGGTCCACGGCTGGGCTCTGGTTTCCTTTGGGCAGAAGGACAAGGGCCTGGAGTTGATCAGCAGGACGGTGGATTCCCACCCAAAATGCCCAGATGCGGCCTACGCGATGGCCCTGGCGGTTGCTGGCGATGGGGACAAGCCGCAAGCCGTGGTCTGGCTTCAGCAAGCTGCCAAGATGACGGCAGATCCTGCCCTCCAGCGCCGGGCTTTGGGCCTGGCGAAGCAACTCCAGGCTACCGAGCAAAACGTTGCGCCGTAGCAATCCCCTTTCGTATCCATCCTGTCTGGGTGCGGGATGCCTGTGAACCGACTGATGTGCCTGCTCGTGATGATGCTCGCTCTCACCTGTTCGTGGGCACGGGGCGACCATGCTCCGACGGTTCTGTCTGCGGCCGGCTTCGGGGCTGTGGGTGACGGGGTCACGGATGACGGCCCGGCCCTTGGGCGAATGATGGCTCGGGCGAGCGAGATCGCCGGGCCTGTGCAGTTGCAGTTCGAGCCGGCGAGGGTGTACCTCATCCGGACCTCTCCCCAGCGGTACGTATTCCCCTTCGGCGCCGCGTCCGATCTCACTCTAGACGGCCGCGGGAGCACCTTTCTACTGGACTCGTACCTGCGGTTCATGGACCTGACTGAATCCCGGAATGTGACAGTCAAGCATCTCCAGGTGGACTACAGCCCATTGCCCTTCGCGGACGGGACCGTGGTC
This region of Armatimonadota bacterium genomic DNA includes:
- a CDS encoding sugar phosphate isomerase/epimerase encodes the protein MPKNRFGFRTAGFRDWSFRRAVQAIADVGYSGVEVCLEHPECRPEKLDEKAAGGIVQVLADCGLSCASVSYHGDFEPPQERADNQLRSLQLTPALGSDVLILNAEKAEPERLRAQWDDLKRRLEHLLPEAEKSGTRIALEPEPGHFLHSSADMTRLIAEVEHPLLAVNLDVGHAYLTDDDLGAAICELGDRIAHTHIEGMPAGEHRHLVPGEGDLDLTEVKAALDSIGYDGWLTVDLFRIGEDPEGFARRSLAALQSIFGG
- a CDS encoding tetratricopeptide repeat protein — translated: MNAVLLAAAVIVTLQCAMLSSAQADALSDARKLLSEGKFIEAEAALATAVESPLLAPEAYYTWYQSLRTRGGGERALRKLETAAKLAADRADWWLELGLYSAELGRTDEAAAHYLTALSIAPGFGQAHAALATLLLDLGRTAEAEAQLREGLRADPRFAGNWVSLADLLLSQERPVDALAILDQAIQACPGNASIGIARGRVYDTMGEFTRALEAYQQAVSAEPSNPAAHLSLGRALRARGQLALAMASYKRAAALAKEDPEPWVEMAWLTVEDRKAPGAARQYSSKALALAPENCRANAVHGWALVSFGQKDKGLELISRTVDSHPKCPDAAYAMALAVAGDGDKPQAVVWLQQAAKMTADPALQRRALGLAKQLQATEQNVAP